TTACCTTATACAGGAAAAGCACGCGGTCAATTTCCACAACAGAATTTGACAATACAAAGCACTTCATTAAGCAGGAGGATTATAATTATGAAGAAGAGGAACAGATAAAATTAATGTATAAAGCCGTATACCAGTTAAACGACATTGAAAAAGCTTTAATTTTCATGTATCTGGAAGATAAGGATTATGAAGAAATATCGGAAACTTTGGGAATCAGCGAAGTGAATGCGAGAGTGAAAATGAACAGGATTAAAGGGAAATTAAAGAAAATATTAAATCCTTGATAAGGAAATAAAAAATATGAAAGAATTAGATTTATTAAAGAAAGACTGGCAGAAGAGAGCAGATTCCTTCCAACAGGTTTCGGAAAAAGATATCTATAAGATGATTCATAAGAGTTCATCTTCAGTAGTGAAATTAATCATGATTATAGGTATTTTCGAATTTCTGTTTTGGATAGGAATCAGTATTTTCTCCAATAATGATGAATATTTTAACAAACTTGATATAAATAACATAGTATTGTTTTTAAGAGTACTTTCTTATGCCCACTATGCAGTTATCATCTTTTTCATTTATGCGTTTTATAAAAACTATGTGCTTATCTCAA
This is a stretch of genomic DNA from Flavobacterium lindanitolerans. It encodes these proteins:
- a CDS encoding RNA polymerase sigma factor — protein: MGQDLEKSFVKQLKENQNIIHKICRLYTSGEDAHNDLFQEITIQLWKAYPKFRGDSKFTTWAYRVALNTAITLYRKSTRSISTTEFDNTKHFIKQEDYNYEEEEQIKLMYKAVYQLNDIEKALIFMYLEDKDYEEISETLGISEVNARVKMNRIKGKLKKILNP